One window from the genome of Gimesia aquarii encodes:
- a CDS encoding glycosyltransferase, producing MKILFISSVFPNSLQPGKGTFNYSMIQALSELHQTHVVSPVSWMDEFSHYFKDKTRLNREWLPTDITDSLSIEYPRFYYLPKLFHQFYGQFLHWSINRRLHETISQFQPDIILSYWLHPDGEVAVKAAREHGIPVVVMTGGSDILLLTKNHRRKRAIKSVLQQADGVITVSNDIKQAVKNLDIHSEKINTVYRGVDQNLFTPGNQQEARQRLGLPHNRKIIVSVGRLEPVKGHSVLLDACHKISKQGTPFTCYVLGDGSLKAVLSQKIKQYGLGEYFQLTGSQQQSRLADWYRAADFIVLPSISEGIPNVLLEAISCGRSFVASNVGGIPEIADPSCDQLVPPDNSERLAEAITDMLDSPDQNEKRDFKPNSWKESAMHLSQILSDCSVQFTSELTIKQKSSSVDQHKKRKVEQQT from the coding sequence ATGAAAATTTTATTCATTTCCAGTGTATTTCCAAATTCGCTGCAACCTGGAAAAGGCACCTTTAATTATTCAATGATTCAAGCATTGTCCGAGCTGCATCAAACACATGTAGTCTCTCCGGTATCTTGGATGGATGAGTTTTCACACTACTTCAAAGATAAAACGCGTCTGAACCGTGAATGGCTACCGACAGATATCACTGACTCACTCAGCATAGAGTATCCGCGTTTTTATTATTTACCGAAACTATTCCATCAGTTTTATGGACAATTTCTACATTGGTCAATCAATCGAAGGCTTCATGAAACCATTTCACAATTTCAACCTGACATAATCTTGTCATATTGGCTCCATCCAGATGGAGAAGTCGCTGTGAAGGCAGCACGCGAACACGGGATACCCGTTGTTGTAATGACCGGTGGCAGTGACATTTTGCTACTGACCAAAAATCACCGTCGAAAACGTGCAATTAAATCAGTACTGCAACAGGCGGATGGAGTGATCACAGTCAGTAATGATATTAAACAAGCTGTGAAAAACTTGGACATTCACTCAGAAAAAATAAACACAGTCTATCGAGGAGTGGACCAGAATTTGTTCACTCCTGGTAATCAACAGGAAGCGCGTCAGAGACTGGGACTACCTCATAACAGAAAAATCATAGTCAGCGTTGGACGTTTAGAACCAGTCAAAGGGCATTCCGTTCTTCTCGATGCCTGCCACAAAATAAGTAAACAGGGCACTCCTTTTACGTGCTATGTTTTAGGAGACGGTTCATTAAAAGCCGTATTAAGCCAAAAAATAAAACAATATGGATTAGGAGAGTATTTCCAATTAACCGGATCACAACAGCAGTCTCGACTGGCTGACTGGTATCGAGCCGCTGACTTTATCGTTTTGCCCAGTATTTCAGAGGGCATCCCCAATGTACTTCTAGAGGCAATTTCCTGTGGCAGGAGCTTTGTAGCCAGCAATGTGGGTGGCATACCAGAAATAGCAGATCCCAGCTGTGACCAGTTAGTGCCTCCTGACAATTCTGAGAGATTGGCGGAGGCGATCACTGACATGCTTGACTCACCTGATCAAAATGAAAAACGAGATTTTAAACCTAATTCCTGGAAGGAATCTGCAATGCACCTCAGTCAGATTCTCTCTGACTGTAGCGTTCAATTTACATCAGAATTAACAATTAAACAGAAATCCAGTTCAGTCGATCAACATAAAAAAAGAAAAGTAGAACAGCAAACCTGA
- a CDS encoding GNAT family N-acetyltransferase, which yields MKTKLNPEQQDNVNTQVIELSNKHKVSDGVQFKIHALDCAQLQPVSELYQTWMQLYQNDINSDLYQHPDYIIPLLPILAKAYPQYPGYLMQCYRQGTLIAAGILLPKNMSTKVLKGLGPARLLPGYYLSGNRFLVQPELQQDKTLLKSLLESATTFCHQQKSVFLLLDDLLVNDPLNKIAQDSETPFLKFSHTGFQDRSLIHFPENPIDYWKQFRSKSRGKQRRLLRQNSEMTFIRVTEPDQVADFLEAAHQISLNTWQTQRLGLRIKNDDMELEELVFLASNGFLRCYMLKKDDQPVAFKIGHQHKGVFRDVEVGFDLDYASKSPGEALLLMTLDDLIQHDPPHTFDFGEGDAEYKQRYSSEITQSGSVLLLAPTIKNKLLLFYLKSSRVVDRNIRKVLKATGTYTAIRQLLRYGKLGSR from the coding sequence ATGAAAACTAAATTAAATCCAGAACAACAAGACAACGTGAACACCCAGGTCATCGAACTGTCCAATAAACATAAAGTATCTGATGGAGTTCAGTTTAAAATCCATGCCTTGGATTGCGCACAACTACAGCCTGTCTCAGAATTGTATCAGACATGGATGCAGCTCTATCAAAATGATATCAACTCAGATCTTTATCAACACCCGGATTATATTATTCCTTTGCTCCCAATCCTTGCGAAAGCATATCCCCAATACCCGGGTTACTTGATGCAATGCTATAGGCAAGGAACCCTAATCGCAGCAGGAATTTTACTACCCAAAAATATGAGCACAAAAGTTCTCAAGGGGCTGGGACCTGCCCGTCTGCTTCCAGGTTACTATCTCTCTGGTAACCGATTTCTGGTGCAGCCGGAACTCCAGCAAGATAAAACGCTTTTGAAATCGCTTCTGGAGTCAGCAACTACGTTTTGTCATCAACAAAAATCAGTATTTCTGTTATTGGATGATTTACTCGTAAATGACCCTCTTAACAAAATTGCTCAAGACTCAGAAACTCCTTTTTTAAAGTTTTCACATACCGGTTTTCAAGACCGTAGTTTGATTCATTTTCCAGAGAACCCAATCGATTACTGGAAACAATTTCGTTCAAAATCAAGGGGTAAACAAAGAAGACTCTTACGACAAAACAGTGAGATGACTTTCATCCGCGTAACAGAACCTGACCAGGTAGCAGATTTTCTGGAAGCAGCACATCAGATATCCCTCAATACCTGGCAAACTCAGCGTCTGGGACTCCGCATCAAAAATGATGACATGGAACTCGAAGAACTTGTCTTCCTGGCATCGAACGGTTTTTTACGTTGCTACATGCTAAAGAAAGATGATCAACCTGTCGCATTTAAAATCGGACACCAGCATAAAGGAGTCTTCCGCGATGTTGAAGTTGGATTTGATCTGGATTATGCCAGCAAGTCTCCAGGAGAAGCCCTCTTGTTGATGACATTAGATGACCTCATACAACATGATCCCCCTCACACATTTGATTTTGGTGAAGGAGATGCGGAATACAAACAGCGTTATAGTTCCGAAATTACACAAAGTGGATCAGTGCTACTGCTCGCTCCCACGATCAAAAACAAACTCTTATTGTTTTATTTAAAATCATCACGTGTTGTAGATCGTAACATTAGAAAAGTATTAAAAGCCACCGGAACTTACACAGCCATTCGGCAATTACTGCGTTATGGAAAATTAGGAAGCAGATAA
- a CDS encoding glycosyltransferase translates to MSTIEATNIRDTSDQFLAGGRRLRICHLSLTLCTGGLERLLVDFARYHNPEQFELEFIALGETGQPAEEIQNWGCPVIEYPLTAPGKLARINQLAYFLKVRNFDLLHTHNAYPHFYGSLAAYRAKIPAIIHTRHGRRFGNTLNERIQFAVASRIADRVVPVSDDTGKRCKRIGWLPDSKITRIWNGIDVDRFVFTGPTDDLTAVTVSRLSPEKDLLTMLEAVRIVVNSIPTFQLHIVGDGPERTVLEQKTAALQLESNVQFLGERNDVPSLLSQSGFYVSSSLTEGISLTLLEAMSVGLPIVATSVGGNPEIVQQPETGILVPSADATKLAEAVLQMCRQKECWQQMGQAARDRVEQHFNIQSMIKEYENLYLETLASSLKVSNHEN, encoded by the coding sequence ATGAGCACGATCGAAGCGACTAACATTCGAGACACTTCCGACCAGTTTCTGGCCGGTGGCAGACGATTGCGCATCTGCCACCTGAGCCTTACATTATGCACCGGAGGTTTAGAACGATTGCTGGTTGATTTTGCGCGCTATCATAATCCAGAACAATTCGAGTTAGAATTTATTGCATTGGGAGAAACGGGACAACCTGCAGAAGAGATTCAAAATTGGGGTTGTCCGGTTATTGAATATCCGTTGACGGCCCCTGGTAAACTGGCTCGAATCAATCAACTGGCATATTTTTTGAAAGTTAGAAATTTCGATCTTTTACACACTCATAATGCCTACCCTCATTTCTATGGTAGTCTGGCAGCATATCGGGCAAAGATCCCAGCAATCATTCATACCCGGCACGGAAGACGTTTTGGAAACACTTTGAATGAACGCATCCAATTCGCCGTAGCCAGCCGGATTGCAGACCGTGTGGTCCCTGTTTCGGATGATACCGGAAAACGCTGTAAAAGAATTGGCTGGTTACCTGATAGTAAAATCACTCGTATTTGGAACGGAATCGACGTCGATCGCTTCGTTTTCACAGGTCCGACTGATGACTTGACGGCAGTTACCGTTTCACGGTTATCACCCGAAAAGGACCTGCTGACTATGCTGGAGGCAGTCAGGATCGTCGTGAACTCTATTCCCACCTTTCAACTACATATCGTGGGAGATGGACCAGAACGAACTGTGCTGGAACAGAAAACGGCTGCACTTCAGCTCGAATCGAATGTGCAATTCCTGGGCGAACGAAACGACGTGCCTTCCCTGCTCAGTCAGTCAGGTTTCTATGTTTCGTCTTCGCTCACAGAAGGAATCTCGCTGACTCTACTGGAAGCGATGTCGGTAGGACTTCCAATCGTAGCAACTTCCGTAGGGGGAAATCCGGAAATTGTTCAGCAACCAGAAACGGGAATACTTGTACCTTCTGCCGATGCTACAAAATTAGCGGAAGCCGTGCTCCAAATGTGCCGCCAAAAAGAATGCTGGCAACAAATGGGTCAAGCGGCCCGAGATCGAGTCGAACAGCACTTTAACATTCAATCCATGATCAAAGAGTACGAAAACCTTTATCTTGAAACTTTAGCTTCATCACTCAAAGTAAGTAACCATGAAAACTAA
- a CDS encoding GNAT family N-acetyltransferase codes for MTTIQYQDQRAADQSDINSDQSTTQVLKIKIHDSKQTDDCLKLWKTLEAQFEYVPLMCSHVWTSTWIEHYQDLVPYSFVVASKDEIPCGICLLAEGVDQHDGPLSLKTRHLGTAGEPAADSVCVEYNSLLVQPEDQPSFINELLNELSKNDAWDSFQFDGFASDELESWDLPQQETSTRKVESHYFDLKQIRDEEREVISGFGYSTRKNLRKNMKSYGNLTTEWAEDIEHANSIFTDLVTLHQARWQKEGQPGSYASERFTNFHKALIHKLIPKGQMGLFRVKIEGEVIGCVQVLIDRNRVLCYQGGSAEYKGKLSPGVIADYLCIEECFNRGFDAYDFLAGNSHHKQKMSTTHSYLTWAQIKRPRWKFTALNALRKIKQSLKLINRENHHSE; via the coding sequence ATGACGACAATTCAATACCAAGATCAACGAGCTGCAGATCAGTCTGATATTAATTCAGATCAAAGTACAACGCAGGTACTGAAAATCAAAATTCACGACAGCAAACAAACAGACGATTGCCTCAAGTTGTGGAAAACCCTGGAAGCACAATTTGAATATGTCCCCTTGATGTGCTCTCATGTCTGGACATCTACGTGGATTGAACACTACCAGGATCTAGTCCCCTACTCCTTCGTTGTCGCATCAAAAGACGAGATCCCCTGTGGAATCTGTTTACTCGCCGAAGGCGTGGATCAACACGATGGCCCTCTATCTCTCAAAACTCGACACTTAGGCACAGCGGGAGAACCAGCGGCTGACAGTGTCTGTGTTGAATACAATTCGTTGCTCGTTCAACCCGAAGACCAACCTAGCTTTATCAATGAGCTGTTAAACGAGCTTTCGAAAAACGATGCATGGGATTCATTCCAATTTGATGGTTTTGCCAGTGATGAGTTGGAATCATGGGATCTCCCACAACAGGAAACGTCGACTCGAAAAGTGGAAAGTCACTATTTCGATTTAAAACAGATTCGCGATGAGGAACGGGAAGTCATTTCCGGTTTTGGTTATTCCACTCGTAAAAACTTGCGAAAGAACATGAAATCCTATGGCAACCTCACAACAGAGTGGGCTGAGGATATAGAACATGCCAACTCTATTTTCACTGACCTCGTCACACTCCATCAGGCTCGTTGGCAAAAAGAGGGACAACCAGGTTCTTATGCCAGTGAACGATTCACAAATTTTCACAAAGCGCTCATTCATAAATTGATTCCTAAAGGCCAGATGGGACTCTTCCGAGTCAAAATTGAAGGAGAAGTGATTGGCTGTGTTCAAGTACTCATCGATCGGAATCGTGTTCTCTGTTATCAGGGTGGTTCCGCGGAATATAAAGGCAAACTCAGTCCGGGAGTGATCGCCGACTATCTCTGTATCGAAGAATGCTTCAACCGAGGCTTTGATGCTTATGACTTTCTGGCAGGAAACAGTCACCATAAACAGAAGATGAGCACAACGCATAGCTATCTCACCTGGGCTCAAATCAAACGGCCACGGTGGAAATTCACAGCTTTAAATGCCTTAAGAAAAATCAAACAATCGCTGAAACTGATTAATAGAGAGAATCATCACTCAGAATAA
- a CDS encoding oligosaccharide flippase family protein, giving the protein MNQRRSVKLNLFANWLTHGVSLLIGVFLMPYVLHILGDAQYGSWIFINAIAGYSGLLYLGFGQTISRYVSHYHAKQEWVKLNSVSNVIFAIYLGMGLLALFAAGIIAWLAPHLSDWGTISLFEIRMVILILGLNVFVGLAGSVFGGVLMGIQRFDIERGVNLTGAILRLILTVAFLKAEWGLLTIAIIFFTVTLVENLGHLFFAFRQVKTLRIGRQFMDWSILKECGSFSGYAFIDAIAWTLIEATDSIVIGIFYSPAAIVPYYIALRVTQFINMPISQIGKVFMPRAGELHANEERHALRKLVLNGVSLSFLLVTGFFIGVYFFGNTLITTWIGPDYPQSHLLLLILLGARIVALPVATFRSVLYGMGNVKVPSLIYMSEAVANLVLSLILIQSLGLIGVALGTAIPILVAELGIILPYAMKKLDISLSQLLRSAIGPTVAPLLALLAYSYFLPQFIEVNNTWFTLIGVAAGGGVFLIGTWFVCEKGTMILHRSLSKSLNT; this is encoded by the coding sequence ATGAATCAACGTCGATCAGTAAAATTGAATCTGTTTGCTAACTGGCTCACTCATGGAGTGAGCCTGTTGATCGGCGTGTTTCTAATGCCTTACGTATTGCACATCCTGGGAGATGCGCAATACGGAAGCTGGATTTTCATTAATGCAATCGCAGGCTATTCAGGATTACTCTATCTCGGCTTCGGCCAAACTATCAGCCGTTACGTATCGCATTATCATGCCAAACAAGAATGGGTGAAACTCAACAGCGTCTCGAACGTGATTTTTGCCATTTACCTGGGTATGGGATTACTGGCATTGTTTGCAGCGGGAATTATCGCCTGGCTGGCACCCCACTTGAGTGACTGGGGAACCATTTCACTTTTTGAAATCCGAATGGTCATTCTCATACTTGGCTTGAATGTCTTTGTCGGTCTCGCAGGAAGTGTGTTTGGCGGAGTTTTAATGGGAATCCAACGCTTCGACATCGAACGGGGCGTCAATTTGACGGGAGCCATTCTGCGTTTAATCTTAACCGTTGCATTCCTGAAAGCCGAATGGGGCCTACTGACGATTGCCATTATCTTTTTTACAGTCACCCTGGTTGAAAATCTGGGACATTTATTTTTTGCATTTCGTCAGGTCAAAACACTCCGAATTGGCCGTCAGTTTATGGATTGGTCTATTCTTAAAGAATGTGGGTCATTTAGTGGCTATGCTTTTATCGACGCGATTGCCTGGACGCTGATTGAAGCCACCGACTCAATTGTTATTGGAATCTTCTACAGCCCCGCAGCGATTGTCCCTTATTATATCGCATTGCGCGTGACACAGTTCATCAACATGCCGATATCACAAATTGGTAAAGTATTCATGCCGCGTGCTGGTGAATTACATGCCAACGAAGAACGTCATGCTTTGCGAAAATTAGTTCTAAATGGAGTCTCTCTCTCGTTTTTATTAGTGACTGGATTTTTTATCGGTGTTTACTTCTTTGGAAATACCCTGATTACGACCTGGATCGGCCCTGACTACCCTCAAAGTCATTTGCTGTTATTAATATTACTGGGAGCCCGTATTGTAGCCTTACCTGTTGCTACATTTCGATCCGTCCTCTATGGCATGGGAAATGTAAAAGTTCCTTCATTAATCTATATGAGTGAGGCAGTAGCCAACTTGGTTCTGTCATTAATACTGATTCAGTCACTAGGGCTCATTGGCGTCGCTTTGGGAACCGCGATTCCCATTTTAGTCGCTGAACTCGGCATCATCCTGCCGTACGCTATGAAAAAATTAGATATCTCCTTAAGCCAATTATTACGGTCCGCCATAGGACCAACTGTTGCACCACTATTGGCACTGTTGGCGTATTCCTATTTCTTACCCCAATTCATTGAAGTTAATAATACCTGGTTCACATTAATTGGAGTTGCTGCAGGAGGTGGCGTATTTCTTATTGGAACCTGGTTCGTTTGTGAAAAAGGAACCATGATTTTACATCGTTCTCTTTCAAAATCTCTGAACACGTAA
- a CDS encoding O-antigen ligase family protein: protein MRFISTIGVEQPFYWHKSLMVNESNSTHSSVCEVDHPQSTSPSQSTRPPVPKTARSKKRHPQYPLSIMGGSSAPDYAYYLFLMVNITLFLRPAELIPSLENLPIYEVLIVSSFLFSLDQIKRTLQVPMLKRQPITFCVIGLLAAVALSHASHMYFYGIHTSTFAFLKTLIYYLLLVSIIDSPQRLKGLLKTVAIAASIMILFCVVDYSGVFDFEFIKHVSDRDGVSDAGEDLRVFRMRGTGIFQDPNDLSVLIVTTGILCLYFFNDPTAGSLRFFWIVSLIVLGVGLLYTRSRGGLLTLGIASMAFVLPKYGKKAAITCALVGLAGLTVLAGRQGNIDLNSGTGHDRILLWREGLSALKSPDLFFGIGQGLYSDLAGLAAHNSFVHAFTELGIFGGTLFIGCFFFAGLGLYRLARFQNSCQGKPIFRNQELERYLPYAGAVLAAWCGGMMSLSRCYVVPTYMIVGVSAAYLNLAGASLAKPTPVIYWNKQHLVRLIGVSFALLIALFIFVRIFAH from the coding sequence GTGCGGTTCATCTCAACGATTGGCGTAGAACAACCGTTTTACTGGCATAAATCATTAATGGTGAATGAATCCAATTCAACTCATTCCTCTGTTTGTGAAGTCGATCATCCTCAATCGACGTCACCAAGTCAGTCTACGCGCCCACCCGTCCCAAAGACGGCTCGTTCAAAAAAACGACATCCGCAGTATCCACTCTCAATTATGGGAGGCTCCTCAGCACCAGACTACGCCTATTACCTGTTCTTGATGGTTAATATCACGTTATTCCTGAGACCAGCAGAACTGATCCCGAGCTTAGAAAATTTACCGATCTATGAAGTGCTCATTGTATCATCGTTCCTCTTTTCACTCGATCAGATAAAAAGAACTCTTCAAGTCCCCATGCTTAAACGACAGCCAATCACATTTTGTGTGATTGGCTTATTGGCGGCAGTGGCACTTTCACATGCATCTCATATGTATTTTTATGGAATTCATACATCAACCTTCGCGTTCCTGAAGACATTAATTTATTACCTCCTGCTCGTTTCAATTATCGACTCTCCTCAACGCCTGAAAGGACTATTAAAGACAGTTGCCATCGCAGCATCGATCATGATTCTGTTCTGCGTCGTCGACTACTCGGGTGTTTTTGATTTTGAATTTATCAAGCATGTCAGCGACCGCGATGGTGTTTCCGATGCAGGTGAAGATCTACGTGTCTTCCGAATGCGCGGTACCGGAATTTTTCAGGATCCTAACGACTTGTCTGTCTTGATTGTCACAACGGGAATTCTCTGTTTGTACTTTTTCAACGATCCCACAGCCGGCTCATTACGTTTTTTCTGGATCGTCAGCTTAATCGTGCTGGGAGTTGGATTACTCTATACACGATCTCGGGGAGGATTGTTAACTCTCGGCATCGCCAGTATGGCTTTTGTATTACCGAAATATGGAAAAAAAGCAGCCATTACCTGCGCACTTGTCGGTCTCGCAGGACTGACTGTACTTGCCGGACGGCAAGGAAATATCGATTTAAATTCCGGAACTGGACATGATCGAATTCTGCTGTGGAGAGAAGGATTGAGTGCCTTGAAATCTCCCGACTTATTTTTCGGAATTGGCCAGGGATTGTATTCCGATCTGGCAGGTTTGGCCGCCCATAACTCATTCGTACATGCATTTACTGAACTCGGTATTTTTGGCGGTACCTTGTTCATAGGTTGTTTTTTCTTTGCCGGTCTGGGGCTGTATCGCTTGGCACGTTTCCAGAATTCCTGCCAGGGCAAACCCATTTTCCGAAATCAGGAACTGGAGCGTTATCTGCCATATGCTGGTGCGGTGCTTGCAGCCTGGTGTGGCGGAATGATGTCGTTGTCTCGATGTTATGTCGTTCCCACTTACATGATTGTTGGAGTTTCAGCAGCTTATTTAAATCTGGCCGGGGCCAGCTTGGCTAAACCAACGCCCGTGATTTATTGGAACAAACAACATCTAGTACGTCTGATAGGTGTCAGCTTCGCGCTGTTAATCGCATTATTTATTTTTGTACGGATTTTTGCACATTAA
- a CDS encoding ABC-F family ATP-binding cassette domain-containing protein produces MATLIEISSVTKSYGAQELLKEASIALGDEQKIGFIGRNGAGKSTLLRILLEEETVDSGQVIRHPNLMIGYLRQHDPFKPGESALDFLIRDSGQPEWKCGEVAGEFELKGRFLNGPVKELSGGWQTRVKLASLLLHEPNFLMLDEPTNFLDLRTQLLLEDFLKHYRGACLVVSHDRSFLKAICTQTLELKRGKLTLFNGNVDQYLENQEILKERDARTNATVMAKRRQLETFIAKNKAGANTASQARSKEKQLARLTLTEIEGAESTVNIVIPQTEKRQGTALTCDDLAIGYPDLRVAEKITLEIEHGSRAAIVGDNGQGKTTFLRTIAGSLKALEGDLKWGYHCKIACYAQHVYTSLPDDQTIRDYLEMESAPGTTNQQILNVAGSFLFKEQALDKPIKVLSGGERARLCLAGILLGNYSILILDEPGNHLDVETVEALGDALVKFQGTVIFTSHDRHFMGKVATDVIEVVNGSVKAYEGDYESYLYRVKKEVADGHREQHQESVAKQEQKSSKKREKGLGGKIKNARKELSAIERKIAQLDEKKNKINEQFLKATSSQEAQEHHAEMQPLIEEIAELESRWMELYEILEQ; encoded by the coding sequence ATGGCGACCCTGATTGAAATATCAAGTGTGACAAAGAGTTATGGCGCGCAGGAATTATTGAAAGAAGCATCTATTGCACTTGGTGATGAGCAAAAAATTGGATTTATTGGGCGAAATGGTGCTGGTAAATCAACATTATTACGCATTTTGCTTGAAGAAGAGACGGTTGATAGTGGCCAGGTGATTCGACATCCCAATCTCATGATTGGATACCTACGCCAGCACGATCCTTTTAAGCCTGGTGAAAGTGCGCTCGATTTTCTGATTCGCGACAGTGGGCAGCCGGAATGGAAATGTGGAGAGGTTGCTGGAGAATTTGAATTGAAAGGCCGGTTTCTGAATGGCCCGGTTAAAGAACTGTCTGGTGGCTGGCAGACACGTGTCAAACTGGCGTCTTTGTTGCTGCATGAACCGAATTTCCTCATGCTCGACGAACCAACAAACTTCCTTGATTTAAGAACCCAATTGCTGCTGGAAGATTTTTTAAAGCACTATCGCGGAGCTTGTCTTGTCGTATCTCACGATCGTTCCTTTCTCAAAGCCATCTGCACACAAACGCTCGAATTAAAACGGGGGAAGCTGACACTATTTAATGGAAATGTAGATCAGTATCTCGAAAATCAGGAAATTCTCAAGGAACGTGATGCGCGAACAAATGCCACCGTCATGGCAAAACGTCGACAGTTAGAAACGTTTATCGCTAAGAATAAAGCGGGAGCCAATACGGCTTCACAAGCCAGAAGTAAAGAGAAACAGTTGGCACGCCTGACATTGACAGAGATTGAAGGAGCGGAGTCCACAGTCAATATTGTGATTCCCCAGACGGAGAAACGACAGGGAACCGCTCTGACCTGCGATGATTTGGCAATTGGATATCCGGATTTACGCGTTGCTGAAAAAATTACGCTCGAAATTGAGCATGGATCAAGGGCTGCCATTGTTGGGGACAATGGACAGGGAAAAACAACCTTTTTACGCACCATTGCGGGATCGTTGAAAGCGTTAGAGGGAGATCTCAAATGGGGATATCACTGTAAAATCGCCTGTTATGCGCAGCATGTTTATACCTCATTACCAGATGACCAGACGATTCGAGACTATCTGGAAATGGAGTCGGCTCCTGGAACCACAAATCAGCAAATTCTGAACGTCGCAGGCAGCTTTCTGTTTAAAGAGCAGGCATTAGATAAACCTATCAAAGTGTTGAGTGGGGGAGAACGAGCCCGTTTATGCCTGGCTGGAATTTTGTTAGGGAATTATTCGATTTTGATTTTGGACGAACCAGGGAACCATCTCGATGTCGAAACAGTGGAAGCCTTGGGAGACGCACTGGTGAAATTTCAGGGAACTGTGATATTTACCAGTCACGATCGTCATTTTATGGGCAAAGTAGCGACAGATGTGATTGAAGTCGTCAACGGAAGTGTCAAAGCCTATGAAGGCGATTACGAATCTTATCTTTATCGCGTGAAAAAGGAAGTCGCTGATGGGCACCGTGAACAACATCAGGAGTCTGTCGCTAAGCAGGAACAGAAAAGCTCTAAAAAGCGTGAGAAAGGGCTGGGAGGCAAAATCAAAAATGCGCGGAAGGAACTTTCAGCCATCGAACGAAAAATCGCGCAACTTGATGAGAAAAAGAACAAAATTAACGAACAATTTTTGAAGGCGACCAGTTCCCAGGAAGCACAAGAACACCATGCAGAAATGCAGCCGCTTATTGAAGAAATTGCGGAACTGGAATCCCGTTGGATGGAACTCTATGAGATATTAGAACAATAA